From a single Miscanthus floridulus cultivar M001 chromosome 8, ASM1932011v1, whole genome shotgun sequence genomic region:
- the LOC136468640 gene encoding uncharacterized protein translates to MGRGPLDHLPDIGETVLGASASSPTLPGGGGGAGSGSAIVRFRAEADMPEARVLGKRTISPVGSAAAEATQLPPQRTEGAPGSIEDQPAPMDTEAMPLPLPPPLWTRVAMVKWLSPRSSRKRPVEVPTLAPLKVLKVNPGSTAHWVAEAQATLQHGATSARANPKEPATQGGAAEAALTQEGEGAPPPCDGEARGSDATEVPLAAETTRTEVLRVSQAGATEATTPRTIEATAVGIGALTTAEATMAEARAPETTEATMAEVGAPGTTEATMAEAGAPETIEATMAEAKAPGDHRGHDGRGRSPWDHRR, encoded by the exons atggggcggggtcccctagaccatctccctgacataggGGAGACGGTGCTCGGGGCATCGGCCAGCAGCCCGacgctcccaggaggaggaggaggagcaggctcgGGGTCGGCAATTGTCCGCtttagggccgaggccgacatgcctgAGGCGCGGGTGTTGGGCAAACGCAccatcagcccagtgggctcggcgGCAGCGGAGGCGACACAActacccccgcagaggaccgagggggcgccggggtccattgaggaccaaccggcgccgatggacacgGAGGCCATGCCTCTACCGCTACCACCACCATTGTGGACAAGGGTCGCCATGGTGAAATGGTTGtcgccccgctcgag CCGGAAGCGGCCTGTGGAGGTGCCTACCTTAGCGCCCCTTAAAGTGCTCAAGGTTaaccccggctccaccgcccattgggtggcggaggcgcaagccaccCTACAACATGGCGCGACGTCGGCGAGGGccaacccgaaggagccggccacccaaggaggggctgccgaggcggccctgacacaggagggggagggagcgcctccgcccTGCGATGGCGAGGCCCGTGGGTCAGATGCGACCGAGGTTCCCTTGGCCGCCGAGACCACCAGGACCGAGGTCCTCAGGGTTTCACAGGCCGGGGCGACGGAGGCTACGACGCCTAGGACCATCGAGGCCACTGCGGTGGGCATTGGAGCCCTCACGACCgctgaggccacgatggcggaggccagagcccccgagaccaccgaggccacgatggcggaggtcggagcccccgggaccaccgaggccacgatggcagaggctggagcccccgagaccatcgaggccacgatggcggaggccaaaGCCCCcggggaccaccgaggccacgatggcagaggccggagcccctgggaccaccgaCGCTGA